A genomic segment from Drosophila miranda strain MSH22 chromosome 3, D.miranda_PacBio2.1, whole genome shotgun sequence encodes:
- the LOC108159782 gene encoding protein PET100 homolog, mitochondrial — protein MGTWVLEVAKMGMYMAFPVALFHIFNQPEYFEEWVTKKKRELYPPEHKSHREELQRAIREHHEKHDAKMMRAMEEAERKK, from the coding sequence ATGGGAACTTGGGTTCTAGAAGTAGCCAAGATGGGCATGTACATGGCATTTCCGGTGGCTCTGTTTCACATCTTCAACCAACCGGAATATTTCGAAGAGTGGGTGACCAAAAAGAAGCGCGAGCTGTATCCACCCGAGCACAAGAGTCATCGCGAGGAGCTCCAGCGTGCCATAAGGGAGCATCACGAGAAGCATGATGCCAAAATGATGCGCGCCATGGAGGAGGCAGAGCGTAAGAAGTAG
- the LOC108159781 gene encoding facilitated trehalose transporter Tret1-2 homolog has product MSKGSVLPQYIAGLSASFGAMCMGASIGWSSPVEKMITEETDYGFEISSGQFGWISALLTLGATVICIPVGFMIDWIGRRPTMLALIPPYMVGWVLMLFAKNVTMLYFGRFILGMCGGAFCVTAPMYCTEISTTALRGTIGCFFQLLIVSGIFYGYLVGAFVPLTTINILCSILPLIFAAVHIFMPESPVYLAMKGRNEDTAKALQWLRGKNADISEELKEILDEAQKQNDQPKVNVLAALRRPVTRKGLGISVLLQIFQQWTGINAILFYSTSIFEDVGSGLSGSNSTILIGVTQTTTTLVAVAIMDKAGRRILLLISGVVMAITTCLMGVYFQMSESDPDSVVGLGWLPIVSICIFIVFFSIGFGPVPWLVMAELFSEDIKSLGGSIAGTSNWLSAFIVTLLFPILKDSIGPGPTFWIFTAISVLAFFYALFFVPETKGKTILEIQDMLAGGKVQKPEKNET; this is encoded by the coding sequence atgTCCAAGGGATCGGTCCTACCACAGTATATAGCCGGTTTATCGGCCAGCTTTGGCGCCATGTGTATGGGCGCCTCAATCGGCTGGTCCTCGCCGGTGGAGAAAATGATCACGGAGGAAACGGACTACGGCTTTGAGATATCCTCGGGCCAATTCGGCTGGATATCCGCACTGCTGACATTGGGCGCCACTGTCATCTGCATACCCGTTGGCTTCATGATCGATTGGATTGGCCGGAGGCCGACTATGCTGGCCCTCATACCGCCATACATGGTCGGCTGGGTCCTGATGCTCTTTGCCAAGAACGTGACAATGCTATACTTTGGCCGCTTCATCCTGGGCATGTGCGGCGGGGCATTCTGCGTGACTGCTCCCATGTACTGCACGGAGATCTCAACGACAGCCTTGCGCGGAACGATTGGCTGTTTCTTCCAGCTGCTGATCGTATCCGGAATATTCTATGGGTACTTGGTGGGCGCGTTTGTCCCGCTTACCACGATCAACATTCTGTGTTCGATTCTTCCCCTGATCTTTGCCGCAGTGCACATCTTCATGCCGGAATCACCTGTGTACTTGGCCATGAAGGGACGCAACGAGGACACCGCTAAAGCCCTCCAATGGTTACGCGGCAAGAATGCCGATATCAGCGAGGAACTGAAGGAGATCCTCGACGAGGCACAGAAACAGAATGATCAGCCTAAGGTCAATGTTCTGGCTGCTCTAAGACGTCCCGTCACCAGAAAGGGTCTGGGGATATCTGTTCTGCTACAGATCTTCCAGCAGTGGACCGGCATCAACGCCATTCTCTTCTACTCGACCTCCATATTCGAGGATGTAGGCTCTGGtctcagcggcagcaacagcacaaTCCTAATTGGAGTCACTCAAACAACCACAACGCTGGTGGCAGTGGCTATCATGGACAAGGCCGGTCGCCGTATTCTCCTGCTGATATCTGGCGTCGTCATGGCTATCACAACGTGCCTGATGGGGGTCTACTTTCAGATGAGTGAAAGCGATCCAGATTCGGTGGTCGGCCTTGGCTGGCTGCCCATCGTCAGTATTTGCATCTTTATTGTATTCTTCTCCATTGGATTTGGTCCCGTTCCCTGGCTGGTCATGGCCGAACTGTTCTCGGAGGATATCAAGAGTTTAGGTGGATCCATTGCTGGCACCAGCAACTGGCTCTCTGCTTTTATCGTAACGCTCCTGTTCCCGATCCTGAAGGATTCGATTGGGCCGGGACCGACCTTTTGGATTTTCACGgctatttctgttttggcctTCTTCTATGCCCTGTTCTTTGTTCCCGAGACCAAAGGCAAGACGATATTAGAGATTCAGGACATGCTGGCTGGAGGAAAGGTCCAAAAACCCGAAAAGAACGAGACGTAG
- the LOC108160773 gene encoding leptin receptor gene-related protein produces the protein MRFLHVTAFLLDGHCLGKHNTALIICAFLTCLGMTFLILACAVPTPKIFYPFFVLLFYALSVLPVFIAKRTTPVNETNPKTEFALFLTAGMVLSAFALPIVLAHSAVITWTACTLTLISNVINYATIFGYAMHDEEQYGSMF, from the exons ATGCGATTTCTGCACGTGACTGCTTTCTTATTGGACGGGCACTGTCTCGGAAAACACAATACAGC GTTGATTATCTGCGCATTTCTCACATGCCTGGGAATGACCTTTCTAATCTTGGCCTGTGCGGTGCCCACACCAAAGATATTCTACCCGTTCTTTGTCCTGCTGTTCTACGCACTGTCGGTGCTGCCAGTTTTCATAGCCAAGCGAACAACGCCGGTAAATGAGACAAATCCAAAGACAGAGTTTGCCCTGTTCCTCACGGCTGGTATGGTACTGAGTGCCTTTGCCTTGCCCATCGTTCTAGCCCACTCGGCGGTG ATCACTTGGACAGCGTGCACATTGACATTAATTAGCAATGTTATCAATTATGCGACCATTTTCGGCTATGCCATGCACGATGAGGAACAATATGGAAGTATGTTCTAG
- the LOC108160146 gene encoding uncharacterized protein LOC108160146: MNRFGLINKNPEYKGPTTLRVPNFFEKNMEKQPKEDEGEEQSEKDEFEDDLQLETSSQDLDTEDEMIPSQLNILSSMPSDDAPMRKYSFKLKHDESGNILTVHHTVKEEGQLLRIQIAACCFSDQSNKLVVIDKRGNIFVFDFVSKRYWRLSIRIPKAKLIRPSPLHRNDYIVGNKMGQIYTIDVDNSIVSTCGEVCSGSIEELSWSSGLKGSRKYTTLMRFGREAVLVNLETLRVSHQLEFDESRYTLKFAGYLPNSDQFLTCFTNDSLHVWSTHSLGTLRSAMPIKARDRRLRLLSAGKSVPEITLRGPIDSDVEHELPFECQDHDFADGLLLGYCFTPDGNKLCLSTLDSYFLMLSTASFDLEKIYRLSDFVLKTMAFLVQPKERILFGITGRNQAVMLDLAHTDQKLIVQRSNATSLSLSRDGKLLSIISKCGEVNVWSTCRLFNALQAQTNCLSKLKCTFKQLPPLPTCTVSGCMNQEVRHLLKRDRLKAMIKEYGCYPEKYRFLIWTSLLEIPCNGSQFQSLIKLGTPPNVRNQGRNLQIRNDAHRRGVIKVWGCLSQWCKVIAYANFMPHLIYPFVKQFPKNGLVAFEVLVTLILNHFQLWFEFHPLPPSNYLAMCENLLQRSDEMLCKYYKSLEVTPKEYAWSMLSNAFAEVLEEQQWLILWDNIVTEQTFFPIFLVVAYNLIQREIILRLPDKQAIVAFFHDQNPVDMCKLLCKARKLAAKCDPTLHPQRFIQRFTPIPKGVYPKFLKYPSEWIEQQEEQTDQIIKSHQEIDARIRELELEEVKMMERLENGLKQEEHARRVKKMEELYAHTIQREEERLTCQRKMLITYQMEVRRRKSEVIAKLQESEQRRKVIEMEKDIDLLMHTIERERRRHNQEMQLAEDEIHNQEMDLLAQRYINECEGAPLSQKFYDNIQNLCQERDHLQKNLRKMTMEIVQPADSSSQMISPLLAIENSITEILREFSDIISTDRSGA; this comes from the exons ATGAATAGATTCGGATTGATAAATAAAAATCCAGAGTACAAAGGCCCTACTACTCTGAGAGTACCTAACTTTTTTGAGAAAAATATGGAGAAGCAACCAAAGGAGGACGAAGGCGAAGAGCAAAGCGAAAAAGATGAATTTGAGGACGACTTGCAATTGGAAACGAGTAGCCAGGATCTGGATACAGAAGACGAAATGATCCCCTCGCAGCTTAACATTTTGTCGAGCATGCCTTCCGACGATGCCCCAATGCGCAAGTATTCATTCAAACTTAAGCACGATGAATCTGG CAATATTCTCACTGTACATCATACGGTGAAGGAGGAGGGCCAGCTACTGCGCATCCAGATTGCAGCATGCTGCTTCAGTGACCAGAGCAATAAATTGGTGGTCATTGACAAGCG CGGCAACATCTTCGTCTTTGATTTTGTTAGCAAACGCTATTGGCGTCTCAGTATTCGCATTCCCAAGGCGAAGCTGATCCGCCCGTCGCCCCTGCACAGGAACGACTACATTGTGGGCAATAAAATGGGTCAAATTTACACTATCGATGTAGACAACTCGATTGTGTCTACCTGCGGCGAGGTCTGCAGTGGATCCATCGAGGAGCTCAGCTGGAGCAGTGGCCTGAAAGGCTCTCGTAAGTACACGACTCTGATGCGCTTTGGACGCGAAGCAGTCTTGGTGAATCTCGAAACTCTGCGGGTTTCGCATCAGCTGGAGTTTGATGAGTCGCGCTATACATTGAAATTTGCTGGGTACCTGCCAAACTCGGATCAGTTTCTCACGTGTTTCACCAACGATTCGCTGCACGTTTGGTCTACCCACTCCTTGGGCACCTTGCGGTCAGCCATGCCCATAAAGGCAAGAGATCGCAGACTGAGGCTGCTGTCCGCTGGAAAATCCGTGCCAGAGATCACCCTGCGTGGCCCTATCGACAGTGATGTTGAGCATGAGCTGCCGTTCGAGTGTCAGGACCACGACTTTGCCGATGGTCTCTTGCTCGGCTATTGCTTCACACCCGATGGCAACAAGCTGTGTTTAAGCACCTTAGATAGCTATTTTCTCATGCTAAGCACGGCTTCCTTTGATCTGGAGAAAATTTACCGGCTGTCTGACTTCGTTCTGAAGACAATGGCTTTCCTTGTGCAGCCCAAGGAGCGAATTTTGTTCGGCATAACAGGCAGGAATCAAGCTGTGATGCTAGACTTGGCCCACACGGATCAAAAGTTGATTGTGCAGCGCTCGAATGCGACCAGCTTAAGCTTGAGTCGGGATGGAAAGTTGCTCAGCATCATCTCTAAATGCGGCGAGGTAAATGTGTGGTCCACTTGCCGCCTCTTCAATGCACTGCAGGCCCAGACAAACTGCCTCAGCAAACTGAAGTGCACGTTCAAACAGCTGCCACCTCTTCCCACCTGCACTGTCAGCGGCTGCATGAACCAAGAGGTGCGACATCTACTTAAGCGCGATCGCCTGAAAGCCATGATCAAGGAATACGGCTGCTACCCGGAGAAATATCGGTTTCTTATATGGACGTCTCTCCTGGAGATTCCTTGCAATGGAAGCCAGTTCCAGTCCCTCATTAAACTGGGTACACCGCCAAATGTCAGAAATCAAGGTAGAAATCTTCAAATCCGGAATGATGCACATAGACGTGGAGTTATAAAAGTTTGGGGCTGTCTTTCCCAGTGGTGCAAGGTCATTGCCTATGCGAACTTTATGCCGCATTTGATCTACCCGTTTGTGAAACAGTTTCCCAAAAACGGCCTGGTGGCCTTTGAAGTTCTTGTGACTCTCATCCTAAACCATTTTCAATTGTGGTTCGAGTTCCATCCCCTGCCCCCATCCAACTATCTGGCCATGTGTGAGAATCTCCTGCAGCGCAGCGACGAGATGCTTTGCAAGTACTACAAGTCCCTAGAGGTAACGCCAAAGGAGTATGCCTGGTCTATGCTCAGCAATGCCTTTGCTGAGGTCCTAGAGGAGCAGCAGTGGCTCATTTTATGGGACAATATAGTCACAGAGCAAACCTTTTTCCCAATATTCCTGGTAGTGGCCTACAATCTGATTCAGCGAGAGATTATCCTTCGGCTGCCAGACAAGCAGGCCATTGTCGCATTCTTTCACGATCAAAATCCGGTTGATATGTGCAAGCTCCTTTGTAAAGCGCGCAAACTGGCGGCCAAATGTGATCCCACCCTGCATCCTCAGCGCTTTATTCAACGATTTACTCCCATACCCAAGGGCGTATATCCCAAGTTCCTGAAGTATCCAAGCGAATGGATTGAGCAGCAAGAGGAACAGACGGATCAGATCATCAAGTCCCACCAGGAAATTGATGCACGCATAAGAGAACTAGAACTGGAGGAGGTCAAGATGATGGAGCGTCTTGAAAACGGGCTCAAGCAGGAGGAGCACGCTCGTCGCGTAAAGAAAATGGAGGAACTCTATGCGCACACCATCCAGCGAGAGGAGGAGCGGCTCACCTGCCAGCGGAAAATGCTGATTACATACCAAATGGAGGTTCGCCGGCGGAAGAGTGAGGTCATCGCAAAGCTGCAAGAGTCCGAGCAGCGACGCAAGGTCATCGAAATGGAGAAGGACATAGACCTTCTTATGCATACCATCGAGCGGGAGAGGCGACGCCACAACCAAGAGATGCAGCTGGCCGAGGACGAGATTCACAACCAGGAAATGGACCTCTTGGCACAGCGCTACATCAATGAGTGCGAGGGTGCTCCTTTGTCCCAGAAGTTCTACGATAATATTCAAAATCTGTGCCAGGAGCGGGACCATCTGCAGAAAAACTTGCGCAAG ATGACCATGGAAATAGTTCAGCCTGCGGATTCATCATCGCAAATGATATCACCGCTTTTGGCCATCGAAAACTCCATTACGGAAATCCTGCGGGAGTTCTCAGACATAATAAGCACTGATAGGTCAGGAGCGTGA
- the LOC108160147 gene encoding cyclic AMP-dependent transcription factor ATF-2 isoform X2 — translation MENSAGIGDLASVSFADFGTKTSGEDGTCYESYGQQPKHDMTLNLSLGQKENLFAADQTPTPTRLIKNCDEVGLFEDLQHVNPFDIGFQRAAEQNVSGTPNRPEAPQNDSESLHTPQVYPLETVSVHTTAPPPVPVGTVMRSESCSSIDVEQLLASDTTTATTAVCAEDPLPIQLIQPQVIAWVLPAQTVPMATELPSGKHLTSSIPGQSGRPFILPKPSTRRNTPAPLLVSSNPTAPEPSSASLTPTSQLPIKERLKAIIHSNNQKRIFSEQPKSVRAKPDRDEDCMERRRAAASRYRNKMRNEQKDLRKQNAQLQQENQDLRERIARLEKELNQHNNSMAVVANQLKIPPSSIHLLINVPSMLVPSSAQNTSVDIK, via the exons ATGGAGAACTCCGCTGGCATCGGGGACCTGGCCAGCGTCTCGTTTGCCGACTTTGGGACAAAGACCTCGGGGGAGGATGGGACCTGCTACGAGAGCTACGGGCAACAGCCCAAGCATGACATGACGTTGAATCTGTCCTTGGGACAAAAGGAGAACCTGTTTGCTGCCGATCAAACGCCCACACCCACGCGCCTCATCAAGAACTGCGACGAAGTGGGCCTCTTTGAGGACCTGCAGCATGTCAATCCCTTCGACATTGGATTCCAGCGTGCGGCAGAACAGAACGTGAGTGGCACGCCAAATCGTCCAGAAGCTCCACAGAATGATAGCGAGTCCCTGCACACGCCACAAGTCTACCCCCTGGAGACGGTTTCGGTCCACACTACTGCTCCGCCTCCCGTCCCGGTTGGAACGGTAATGAGAAGCGAGAGCTGCAGTTCGATAGATGTGGAGCAGCTGCTGGCCAGTGACACCACCACAGCTACGACAGCAGTCTGCGCTGAAGATCCGCTCCCCATACAGTTGATACAACCCCAAGTTATTGCTTGGGTACTGCCTGCACAGACGGTGCCCATGGCAACAGAACTCCCTAGTGGAAAACACCTTACCAGTTCCATTCCCGGGCAGTCCGGACGCCCGTTCATACTTCCCAAGCCCAGCACAAGGCGCAATACCCCGGCCCCGTTGCTGGTGTCTAGCAATCCAACGGCTCCCGAGCCGAGCAGCGCTAGCCTGACGCCCACATCGCAGTTACCTATTAAGGAGCGCCTGAAGGCCATTATCCACAGCAACAACCAAAAGCGTATCTTCTCTGAACAGCCAAAAAGTGTAAGAGCAAAGCCGGATCGGGACGAGGATTGCATGGAGCGGCGTCGAGCGGCTGCCAGCCGCTACAGGAACAAGATGCGCAACGAGCAGAAGGACCTTCGGAAGCAAAACGCTCAATTGCAGCAGGAGAATCAGGATCTTCGCGAGAGGATAGCCAGGCTTGAGAAGGAACTGAATCAGCACAACAACAGCATGGCTG TTGTGGCAAATCAACTAAAAATTCCTCCATCGAGCATTCACCTGCTCATCAATGTCCCCAGTATGCTAGTGCCTTCGTCTGCACAAAATACGAGTGTGGATATAAAGTAA
- the LOC108160147 gene encoding uncharacterized protein LOC108160147 isoform X3 has protein sequence MENSAGIGDLASVSFADFGTKTSGEDGTCYESYGQQPKHDMTLNLSLGQKENLFAADQTPTPTRLIKNCDEVGLFEDLQHVNPFDIGFQRAAEQNVSGTPNRPEAPQNDSESLHTPQVYPLETVSVHTTAPPPVPVGTVMRSESCSSIDVEQLLASDTTTATTAVCAEDPLPIQLIQPQVIAWVLPAQTDCMERRRAAASRYRNKMRNEQKDLRKQNAQLQQENQDLRERIARLEKELNQHNNSMAGVVANQLKIPPSSIHLLINVPSMLVPSSAQNTSVDIK, from the exons ATGGAGAACTCCGCTGGCATCGGGGACCTGGCCAGCGTCTCGTTTGCCGACTTTGGGACAAAGACCTCGGGGGAGGATGGGACCTGCTACGAGAGCTACGGGCAACAGCCCAAGCATGACATGACGTTGAATCTGTCCTTGGGACAAAAGGAGAACCTGTTTGCTGCCGATCAAACGCCCACACCCACGCGCCTCATCAAGAACTGCGACGAAGTGGGCCTCTTTGAGGACCTGCAGCATGTCAATCCCTTCGACATTGGATTCCAGCGTGCGGCAGAACAGAACGTGAGTGGCACGCCAAATCGTCCAGAAGCTCCACAGAATGATAGCGAGTCCCTGCACACGCCACAAGTCTACCCCCTGGAGACGGTTTCGGTCCACACTACTGCTCCGCCTCCCGTCCCGGTTGGAACGGTAATGAGAAGCGAGAGCTGCAGTTCGATAGATGTGGAGCAGCTGCTGGCCAGTGACACCACCACAGCTACGACAGCAGTCTGCGCTGAAGATCCGCTCCCCATACAGTTGATACAACCCCAAGTTATTGCTTGGGTACTGCCTGCACAGACG GATTGCATGGAGCGGCGTCGAGCGGCTGCCAGCCGCTACAGGAACAAGATGCGCAACGAGCAGAAGGACCTTCGGAAGCAAAACGCTCAATTGCAGCAGGAGAATCAGGATCTTCGCGAGAGGATAGCCAGGCTTGAGAAGGAACTGAATCAGCACAACAACAGCATGGCTGGTG TTGTGGCAAATCAACTAAAAATTCCTCCATCGAGCATTCACCTGCTCATCAATGTCCCCAGTATGCTAGTGCCTTCGTCTGCACAAAATACGAGTGTGGATATAAAGTAA
- the LOC108160147 gene encoding cyclic AMP-dependent transcription factor ATF-2 isoform X1 produces the protein MENSAGIGDLASVSFADFGTKTSGEDGTCYESYGQQPKHDMTLNLSLGQKENLFAADQTPTPTRLIKNCDEVGLFEDLQHVNPFDIGFQRAAEQNVSGTPNRPEAPQNDSESLHTPQVYPLETVSVHTTAPPPVPVGTVMRSESCSSIDVEQLLASDTTTATTAVCAEDPLPIQLIQPQVIAWVLPAQTVPMATELPSGKHLTSSIPGQSGRPFILPKPSTRRNTPAPLLVSSNPTAPEPSSASLTPTSQLPIKERLKAIIHSNNQKRIFSEQPKSVRAKPDRDEDCMERRRAAASRYRNKMRNEQKDLRKQNAQLQQENQDLRERIARLEKELNQHNNSMAGVVANQLKIPPSSIHLLINVPSMLVPSSAQNTSVDIK, from the exons ATGGAGAACTCCGCTGGCATCGGGGACCTGGCCAGCGTCTCGTTTGCCGACTTTGGGACAAAGACCTCGGGGGAGGATGGGACCTGCTACGAGAGCTACGGGCAACAGCCCAAGCATGACATGACGTTGAATCTGTCCTTGGGACAAAAGGAGAACCTGTTTGCTGCCGATCAAACGCCCACACCCACGCGCCTCATCAAGAACTGCGACGAAGTGGGCCTCTTTGAGGACCTGCAGCATGTCAATCCCTTCGACATTGGATTCCAGCGTGCGGCAGAACAGAACGTGAGTGGCACGCCAAATCGTCCAGAAGCTCCACAGAATGATAGCGAGTCCCTGCACACGCCACAAGTCTACCCCCTGGAGACGGTTTCGGTCCACACTACTGCTCCGCCTCCCGTCCCGGTTGGAACGGTAATGAGAAGCGAGAGCTGCAGTTCGATAGATGTGGAGCAGCTGCTGGCCAGTGACACCACCACAGCTACGACAGCAGTCTGCGCTGAAGATCCGCTCCCCATACAGTTGATACAACCCCAAGTTATTGCTTGGGTACTGCCTGCACAGACGGTGCCCATGGCAACAGAACTCCCTAGTGGAAAACACCTTACCAGTTCCATTCCCGGGCAGTCCGGACGCCCGTTCATACTTCCCAAGCCCAGCACAAGGCGCAATACCCCGGCCCCGTTGCTGGTGTCTAGCAATCCAACGGCTCCCGAGCCGAGCAGCGCTAGCCTGACGCCCACATCGCAGTTACCTATTAAGGAGCGCCTGAAGGCCATTATCCACAGCAACAACCAAAAGCGTATCTTCTCTGAACAGCCAAAAAGTGTAAGAGCAAAGCCGGATCGGGACGAGGATTGCATGGAGCGGCGTCGAGCGGCTGCCAGCCGCTACAGGAACAAGATGCGCAACGAGCAGAAGGACCTTCGGAAGCAAAACGCTCAATTGCAGCAGGAGAATCAGGATCTTCGCGAGAGGATAGCCAGGCTTGAGAAGGAACTGAATCAGCACAACAACAGCATGGCTGGTG TTGTGGCAAATCAACTAAAAATTCCTCCATCGAGCATTCACCTGCTCATCAATGTCCCCAGTATGCTAGTGCCTTCGTCTGCACAAAATACGAGTGTGGATATAAAGTAA